From a region of the Flavobacterium sediminilitoris genome:
- the bioB gene encoding biotin synthase BioB, whose protein sequence is MNTIRHNWTKEEIITLYNKPLMDLLYEAASAHRLFHNPNVVQVSTLLSIKTGGCPEDCGYCPQAARYHTNIEGNDLMTVSQVKAQALRAKSSGSSRVCMGAAWRNVKDGPEFDQVLEMVRTINKLDMEVCCTLGMITENQAKRLAEAGLYAYNHNLDSSEEYYKEVISTRGYEDRLQTIDNVRKTNVTVCSGGIIGMGESVEDRAGMLVALASLNPQPESVPINALVAVEGTPMENEKPVEIWDMVRMVATTRIVMPETQVRLSAGRTEMSREGQAMCFFAGANSIFAGDKLLTTPNPDVNEDMKMFDLLGLQPQKPFIKKMQPETIEAENSQYQTLGEKPKWSRPGHVIERNLEASTKRK, encoded by the coding sequence ATGAATACTATTAGACATAATTGGACAAAAGAAGAAATAATTACTCTATACAACAAACCATTAATGGATTTACTATATGAAGCTGCTTCAGCTCATAGACTATTTCATAATCCAAATGTAGTACAAGTTTCTACATTACTTTCTATCAAAACAGGAGGTTGTCCTGAAGATTGCGGGTACTGTCCTCAAGCAGCTCGCTATCATACAAATATTGAAGGAAATGATTTAATGACTGTTTCTCAAGTTAAGGCACAAGCTCTTAGAGCAAAATCATCAGGTTCATCAAGAGTTTGTATGGGTGCTGCATGGAGAAACGTAAAAGACGGACCAGAGTTTGACCAAGTATTAGAAATGGTAAGAACCATTAACAAACTTGATATGGAAGTATGTTGTACACTAGGTATGATTACTGAAAATCAAGCAAAACGTTTAGCAGAAGCTGGTTTATATGCATATAATCACAATTTAGATTCGTCTGAAGAATATTATAAAGAAGTTATATCTACAAGAGGATACGAAGATCGTTTACAAACCATTGACAATGTAAGAAAAACAAATGTAACAGTATGTAGCGGTGGAATTATAGGAATGGGAGAAAGCGTAGAAGATAGAGCAGGAATGCTTGTTGCTTTAGCTTCATTAAATCCACAACCTGAATCTGTTCCAATTAATGCTTTAGTTGCTGTTGAAGGAACTCCTATGGAAAATGAAAAACCTGTAGAAATTTGGGATATGGTTAGAATGGTTGCAACAACACGTATTGTTATGCCAGAAACTCAAGTTAGACTTTCCGCTGGAAGAACAGAAATGAGTCGTGAAGGACAAGCTATGTGCTTTTTTGCTGGTGCCAATTCTATTTTTGCTGGAGACAAACTACTTACCACTCCAAATCCTGATGTAAATGAAGACATGAAGATGTTTGATTTATTAGGATTACAACCTCAAAAACCATTTATTAAGAAGATGCAACCTGAAACTATTGAAGCTGAAAACTCTCAATATCAAACTTTAGGTGAAAAACCAAAATGGTCTAGACCAGGACATGTTATAGAACGAAATTTAGAAGCTTCGACTAAAAGAAAATAA
- a CDS encoding cupin-like domain-containing protein produces MSKLQLTEIERVRTISKEDFYTNYVKPQKPVVIEKITEDWPAYSKWDLNYIKKIAGNKIVPLYDDRPVTHKDGFNEAHSKMKMSDYIDLLQTKPTNYRIFLYNLMKEAPSLQNDFKWPKIGLKLVKQLPMLFFGGENSKVFMHFDIDYSNILHFHFHGKKQCILFSPDQTPNLYKVPYSLISREDIDFENPDFEKFPALKKAKGFICNLNHGDMLYMPEGYWHYMKYVTPGFSMSLRSFPKKPLHLAKAFYNFFIMRHYDNFMRKRKGQDWIDYKNEKAIRETNKKL; encoded by the coding sequence ATGTCAAAATTACAACTAACAGAAATTGAACGTGTAAGAACTATCTCAAAAGAAGATTTTTACACCAATTATGTCAAGCCTCAAAAACCTGTAGTTATTGAAAAGATTACGGAAGATTGGCCAGCTTATTCAAAATGGGATCTAAATTATATTAAAAAAATAGCAGGAAACAAAATTGTTCCTCTTTATGATGATAGACCTGTTACACATAAAGATGGTTTCAATGAAGCTCATTCAAAAATGAAAATGAGCGATTATATTGATTTACTACAAACCAAACCTACTAATTATAGAATTTTTCTATACAATCTAATGAAAGAAGCTCCTTCTCTTCAAAATGATTTTAAATGGCCAAAAATCGGGTTAAAACTAGTAAAACAGTTACCCATGTTGTTTTTCGGAGGTGAAAACTCAAAAGTTTTCATGCACTTTGACATTGATTACTCAAACATTTTGCATTTCCATTTTCATGGAAAAAAACAATGCATTTTATTTTCTCCAGACCAAACACCAAACCTTTACAAAGTACCTTACTCTTTAATATCAAGAGAAGATATCGATTTCGAAAATCCAGATTTTGAAAAATTTCCTGCTCTAAAAAAAGCAAAAGGGTTTATTTGTAATTTAAATCATGGAGACATGTTATATATGCCTGAAGGATATTGGCATTATATGAAATATGTTACTCCCGGATTTTCAATGAGCTTAAGATCTTTCCCTAAAAAGCCTCTACATCTAGCGAAAGCTTTTTATAATTTTTTCATTATGCGTCATTATGATAATTTTATGAGAAAAAGAAAAGGACAAGACTGGATTGATTATAAAAATGAGAAAGCGATAAGAGAAACAAATAAAAAATTATAA
- a CDS encoding dipeptidase produces the protein MENIKKYVQDNKERFINELIELLKIPSVSADSAYAHDVIMTAEAVKASLEKAGCDFVELCETPGYPIVYGEKIIDKSLPTVLVYGHYDVQPADPINLWTSPPFEPVIKTTDIHPEGAIFARGACDDKGQMYMHVKAFEYMIASNTLPCNVKFMIEGEEEVGSKSLGWFVERNQEKLANDVILISDTGMISNTQPSITTGLRGLSYVEVEVTGPNRDLHSGLYGGAVANPINILTKMIASLHDENNHITIPGFYDNVEELSLEERAEMAKAPFSLEDYKKALDIDDIYGEAGYVTNERNSIRPTLDVNGIWGGYTGEGAKTVIASKAFAKISMRLVPNQDWEEITALFKKHFESIAPKSVKVVVKPHHGGQGYVTPIDSVGYRAANKAYTETFGVPAIPVRSGGSIPIVALFEKELKSKTILMGFGLDSDAIHSPNEHFGVFNYLKGIETIPLFYKYFTEMSK, from the coding sequence ATGGAAAATATAAAAAAATACGTTCAAGATAATAAAGAACGATTCATAAATGAATTAATTGAATTATTAAAGATACCATCTGTAAGTGCTGATAGTGCTTATGCGCATGATGTAATAATGACAGCAGAAGCAGTAAAAGCTAGTTTAGAAAAAGCAGGATGTGATTTTGTTGAATTATGTGAAACACCAGGCTATCCAATTGTTTATGGAGAAAAAATCATAGATAAGAGTTTGCCAACGGTTTTGGTTTATGGACATTATGATGTGCAACCAGCAGATCCGATTAATTTATGGACCTCTCCTCCTTTTGAGCCTGTTATTAAAACAACGGATATTCATCCAGAAGGAGCAATTTTTGCTCGTGGAGCATGTGATGATAAAGGACAAATGTATATGCATGTAAAGGCTTTTGAATATATGATTGCTTCAAATACATTGCCATGTAATGTGAAATTCATGATTGAAGGAGAGGAAGAAGTTGGGTCTAAAAGTCTAGGATGGTTTGTAGAGCGTAATCAAGAAAAATTAGCTAATGATGTTATTCTAATTTCAGATACAGGAATGATTTCAAATACTCAACCATCTATTACAACAGGGTTGAGAGGCTTGAGTTATGTTGAGGTTGAAGTTACAGGGCCAAATCGCGATTTACATTCAGGTTTGTATGGAGGAGCAGTTGCAAATCCAATTAATATATTAACAAAGATGATTGCTTCTCTTCATGATGAGAATAATCATATTACAATTCCTGGTTTTTATGATAATGTAGAAGAACTTTCTTTAGAAGAAAGAGCAGAAATGGCAAAAGCTCCATTTTCATTGGAAGATTATAAAAAAGCTTTAGATATTGATGATATTTATGGTGAAGCAGGATATGTTACAAATGAAAGAAATTCTATTAGGCCTACATTAGATGTAAATGGAATTTGGGGAGGTTATACTGGAGAAGGAGCTAAAACCGTTATTGCAAGTAAGGCTTTTGCAAAAATATCAATGCGTTTAGTGCCTAATCAAGATTGGGAAGAAATAACAGCATTATTTAAAAAACATTTTGAAAGTATTGCTCCAAAATCAGTTAAAGTAGTTGTAAAACCACATCATGGAGGTCAAGGATATGTTACTCCAATAGATAGTGTTGGTTATAGAGCTGCAAATAAAGCCTATACAGAAACTTTTGGTGTTCCAGCAATTCCTGTACGTTCAGGAGGAAGTATTCCTATTGTAGCTTTATTTGAAAAAGAATTAAAAAGTAAAACAATATTAATGGGATTTGGTTTGGATAGTGATGCTATTCATTCGCCAAATGAACATTTCGGTGTTTTTAATTACTTAAAAGGAATTGAAACAATTCCACTATTTTATAAGTATTTTACTGAAATGAGTAAATAA